The Mycobacterium sp. 3519A genome contains a region encoding:
- a CDS encoding allantoate amidohydrolase → MTGFDALWTTIQGVGRHAATGGYRRYAWSDADLTLREWFTGCAAQRGMDVEEDRNGNLWAWWMPPGWTGDPADAFVTGSHLDSVPDGGAFDGPLGVVSAFAAVDIVRERGIVPRVPVAIAAFSDEEGARFGVACVGSQLSTGALTADRARGLRDVHGVTLDEAMTKAGRNPEHLGADPRLTDRIGVFVELHVEQGRALDLVDRPIAVASAIWPHGRWEFTFCGEANHAGTTRLVDRRDPMLAFASSVHTARSLAAAHDAVATFGKVIVAPNGANAIPSSVHAWLDARAADEATLRSLVDKISTEARQHAAADGIDLDVSAESVTPIVEFPEAPRARLQRALAHLGDIPVLPTQAGHDAGILSAVVPTAMLFVRNPTGVSHSPEEFAEPDDCNTGAVALADVMADWVSS, encoded by the coding sequence ATGACGGGCTTCGACGCCCTCTGGACGACCATCCAGGGTGTCGGCAGGCACGCCGCCACCGGCGGCTACCGCCGCTACGCATGGTCCGACGCCGATCTGACCCTGCGCGAATGGTTCACCGGATGCGCCGCGCAGCGCGGGATGGACGTCGAAGAGGACCGCAACGGCAACCTGTGGGCGTGGTGGATGCCGCCGGGTTGGACCGGGGATCCGGCCGACGCGTTCGTGACCGGGTCGCACCTCGATTCCGTGCCCGACGGCGGCGCCTTCGACGGTCCACTCGGCGTGGTGTCCGCATTCGCGGCCGTCGACATCGTCCGCGAGCGCGGCATCGTGCCGCGCGTCCCCGTCGCGATCGCCGCGTTCTCCGACGAGGAGGGTGCGCGGTTCGGCGTGGCGTGTGTCGGGTCCCAATTGTCCACCGGCGCACTGACGGCCGACCGCGCCCGGGGTCTGCGCGACGTCCACGGCGTCACGCTCGACGAGGCGATGACCAAGGCCGGCCGCAACCCCGAGCATCTCGGCGCCGACCCGCGCCTCACAGACCGCATCGGCGTGTTCGTCGAACTCCACGTCGAACAGGGCCGCGCGCTGGATCTCGTCGACCGCCCCATCGCGGTCGCGTCGGCGATCTGGCCGCACGGCCGTTGGGAATTCACCTTCTGCGGCGAAGCGAACCATGCGGGCACCACCCGCCTGGTCGACCGGCGCGACCCGATGCTGGCGTTCGCCTCTTCCGTGCACACCGCGCGGTCGCTGGCCGCCGCGCACGACGCGGTCGCGACGTTCGGCAAGGTGATCGTCGCACCCAACGGCGCCAACGCGATTCCATCCTCCGTGCATGCGTGGTTGGACGCCAGGGCCGCCGACGAGGCGACGCTGCGGTCGCTGGTCGACAAGATCAGCACCGAAGCCCGTCAGCACGCCGCCGCCGACGGCATCGACCTCGACGTCAGCGCCGAATCCGTCACCCCCATCGTCGAATTCCCCGAAGCACCTCGGGCCAGGCTGCAACGCGCGCTCGCCCATCTCGGCGACATCCCGGTGCTGCCGACCCAGGCAGGCCACGACGCAGGCATCCTGTCCGCGGTGGTACCGACCGCGATGCTGTTCGTACGCAACCCCACCGGCGTTTCGCATTCGCCGGAGGAGTTCGCCGAACCCGACGACTGCAACACTGGAGCGGTGGCGCTGGCCGACGTGATGGCGGACTGGGTGTCGTCGTGA
- the hutU gene encoding urocanate hydratase yields MTSTARLVRAPRGTELSCKGWPQEAALRMLMNNLDPEVAEHPEDLVVYGGTGKAARNWEAFDAIVRTLRNLEADETMLVQSGKPVGVFRTHEWAPRVLIANSNLVGDWANWEQFRKLEADGLMMYGQMTAGSWIYIGTQGILQGTYETFGAVAKKRFGGTLAGTITLTAGLGGMGGAQPLAVTMNDGVAICVDCDETRIDRRIEHRYLDTKAVDIDDALRLAIEARDAKRPLSIGLLGNAAEVLPEMLRRNAPIDIVTDQTSAHDPLSYLPIGVDFDDMKKMAEKDPVYFTEQAQQSMAKHVAAMVGFSDRGAEVFDYGNSIRDEARKAGYDRAFDFPGFVPAYIRPQFEEGLGPFRWAALSGDPKDIAATDRAILELFGDNKHLTRWIEMAGKMVAFQGLPARICWLGYGERHLAGLKFNEMVASGELSAPIVIGRDHLDSGSVASPYRETEAMLDGSDAIADWPLLNALVNTASGATWVSIHHGGGVGMGRSIHAGQVTIADGTALAAEKLTRVLTNDPGMGVIRHVDAGYEHAAEVAAQRGVRIPMQENL; encoded by the coding sequence ATGACGTCCACCGCGCGCCTCGTCCGCGCCCCGCGCGGCACCGAGTTGTCCTGTAAAGGTTGGCCACAGGAGGCCGCGCTGCGGATGCTGATGAACAACCTCGATCCCGAAGTCGCCGAACACCCCGAGGACCTCGTCGTCTACGGCGGCACCGGAAAGGCGGCACGCAACTGGGAGGCCTTCGACGCGATCGTCCGGACACTGCGCAACCTAGAAGCCGACGAGACCATGCTGGTGCAGTCCGGCAAGCCGGTCGGCGTGTTCCGCACCCACGAGTGGGCGCCGCGCGTACTGATCGCGAACTCGAATCTCGTTGGTGACTGGGCGAATTGGGAGCAGTTCCGCAAGCTCGAGGCCGACGGGCTGATGATGTACGGGCAGATGACCGCGGGCTCGTGGATCTACATCGGCACCCAGGGCATTCTGCAGGGCACGTATGAGACGTTCGGAGCGGTCGCCAAGAAGCGGTTCGGTGGCACGCTGGCGGGCACGATCACGCTGACCGCCGGACTCGGCGGCATGGGCGGAGCGCAACCGTTGGCCGTCACGATGAACGACGGCGTCGCGATCTGCGTGGACTGCGACGAAACCCGCATCGACCGCCGCATCGAACACCGCTACCTCGACACCAAGGCCGTCGACATCGACGACGCGCTGCGGTTGGCTATCGAGGCCCGCGACGCCAAACGTCCGCTGTCGATCGGACTGCTGGGCAACGCCGCCGAGGTGCTGCCGGAGATGCTGCGCCGCAACGCGCCCATCGACATCGTCACCGATCAGACTTCGGCGCACGACCCGCTGTCATACCTGCCCATCGGCGTCGACTTCGACGACATGAAGAAGATGGCCGAGAAGGATCCCGTCTACTTCACCGAGCAGGCCCAACAGTCGATGGCCAAGCACGTCGCGGCGATGGTCGGCTTCTCCGACCGCGGCGCCGAGGTGTTCGACTACGGCAATTCCATCCGCGACGAGGCCCGAAAAGCCGGGTACGACCGGGCTTTCGACTTCCCCGGCTTCGTGCCTGCCTACATCAGGCCGCAGTTCGAAGAGGGCCTTGGGCCGTTCCGGTGGGCCGCGCTGTCGGGCGACCCGAAGGACATCGCCGCCACCGACCGCGCGATCCTCGAATTGTTCGGTGACAACAAGCACCTCACCCGCTGGATCGAGATGGCAGGCAAGATGGTCGCCTTCCAGGGCCTGCCCGCCCGCATCTGCTGGCTCGGCTACGGTGAGCGGCACCTGGCAGGGCTGAAATTCAACGAAATGGTCGCTTCTGGTGAACTGTCCGCCCCGATCGTGATCGGCCGCGACCACCTCGACTCCGGATCGGTCGCGTCGCCGTACCGCGAGACCGAGGCGATGCTCGACGGCTCCGACGCCATCGCGGACTGGCCGTTGCTGAATGCGTTGGTGAACACGGCATCCGGCGCGACGTGGGTCTCGATTCACCACGGCGGCGGCGTCGGCATGGGCCGCTCCATCCACGCCGGACAGGTGACCATCGCGGACGGCACCGCGCTTGCTGCGGAGAAACTCACCCGGGTGCTGACCAACGATCCCGGCATGGGCGTGATCCGCCACGTCGACGCCGGCTACGAACACGCGGCAGAGGTCGCCGCCCAGCGCGGCGTACGAATCCCCATGCAGGAGAACCTATGA